CCGTTCACAGAAATCATACAGGCTTTCAAAGGGACCGTTTTGTTTGCGATCTTCCACAATCACGTCAATGGCGGTATTCCCCACGCCTTTGACCGCAGCCAGTCCGAACCGGATACAACCTTTGGACACAATGAACTGGGATTCGCTTTCATTGACATCCGGCGGCAGTACCTGAATATCATGGGTCCGGCATTCATCCATGAATTTGAGCACGGCATCGGTGTTGCCCCGTTCACTGGTCATCAGCGCCGCGATGAATTCCAGGGTATAATTGGCTTTCAGATATGCGGTCTGAAACGCAATCAAAGCATAGGCCGCACTGTGGGATTTGTTGAACCCATACCCGCCGAATTTTTCCATGAGATCAAAAAGCTCTGCCGCTTTTTTGGGATCATGGTTGTTTTTGGCAGCCCCTTCCAGAAACAGTTTCCGGTGGGCCTCCATCATGGCGGCAATCTTCTTGCCCATGGCTTTCCGAAGCCCGTCCGCATCCGCCATGGAATAATTGGCCAGAACCCCGGCGATCTTCATCACCTGTTCCTGGTACAGGATCACCCCATAGGTTTCTTTGAGAATCGGTGCCAATTCGTCAAACAGATACGCGACCTCTTCCCTGCCGTGTTTTCTTTCCACATAGGTGTTGGCCATGCCGCTGTCCAGAGGGCCCGGCCGGTACAGGGCCACCAGGGCCACGATATCGGAAAACGTGGCCGGTTTGAGGCGAAGAATCAGTTCTTTCATGCCGGAACTTTCCAGCTGAAACACCCCGGTGGTATCGGCCCGCTGAAGCAGGTCAAAGGTGTTTTCATCTGAAAAATCCAGATGGTCCATATCCGGCACCGGCTTGTCCTGCTTTTCGATCAGTTCCAGGCAGTTCTTGATGACAGTCAGGTTTCTCAACCCCAGGAAATCAAACTTCACCAGCCCCAGTTTTTCCACATAATTCATGTCAAACTGGGTAATGGTCTCCCCTTCCTTACCCCGGAACAGCGGCAGATATTCGTTCAGCGGCTTGTCCGCCACCACCACACCGGCGGCATGGGTGGATGCATGCCGGGGCAGCCCTTCCAGGAGCAGGGCTGTTTCCAGCATCTGGGTCTTGTCGTCTGAAACATCACATATCTCCCGGATGGCCGGCACTTCTTCCAAAGCCTTTGTCAGGTTCTTGGCCCCGTCCGGAATCAGCTTGGCGATCTCGTCCACTTCAGACAAAGGGATTCCCAGAGCCCGTCCCACATCCCGGATCACTGCCTTGGCTTTGAGTTTCCCAAATGTGATGATCTGGCAGACATATTCAGGCCCCCCATACCGGTCAATGGTATAGTGATACACCTTGTCCCTGCCCTCGATGCAGAAATCCACGTCAATATCCGGCATGGAGATCCGGGAAGGGTTCAGAAACCGCTCGAAAATCAGGCCGTGTTCAATGGGATCCAGGGCCGTGATATCCATGGCATATGCCACCATGGACCCGGCGGCAGACCCCCGGCCCGGACCCACGGGTACCCCTATTTTCCGGGCATGGGCAATGAAATCCGCCACAATGAGAAAATATCCGGGAAACCCCATGTCCAGAATGATCTTGATCTCATAGGCAATGCGGTCCCGGTATTCCTGTTCATTGACATTGGGGTTCTTTTTTTTGATGATGGCCAGTTTCTCTTCAAACCCGGCCATGGCTTTCTGCCTGAACAGTTCCGCCTCACTGTCTTCGTCCGACTGGGCATACCGGGGGAAATGATAGGTTTTATCATCAAATTCCACATTGCACCGGGCCGCCACATCCTTTGTGTTTTCAATGGCACCGGCATACTGGCCTAGGGTGGCGATCATCTCGTCGGATGATTTGAAATACAGCTGGTCTGAATCGAATTTGAACCGGTTCTGATTGGAGACCGTATCCCCGGTCTGGATGCACAAAAGGATGTCGTGGGCTTTTTTGTCCTCTTTGGCCAGATAATGGCAGTCATTGGTGGCCACCATGGGAATGGACAGGCGCTGGCTGATATCGGCAATGCCCTGGTTGACCTTTTGCTGGATGGGCATCCCGTTTTCCTGGACTTCCAGAAAAAAATTGCCCTCCCCCAGGGTTTCCAGATAAAACCGGGCCGCCGCATCCGCCCCTTCCATATCATTGGCCATGATGGCCTTGGGAATATCCCCTTTCAGGCAGGCGGACAACCCGATCAACCCCTTGGAATGGGCGGCCAGCAGTTCCCTGTCGATGCGGGGCTTGTAATAAAATCCCTTGAGCTGGGCAATGGACACCAGTTTGCACAGGTTGGCATACCCTTCCCGGTCCTGGGCCAGCAGCACCAGGTGGCTCAATCCCTTGTGATCCATCTGGGTTTTATGAATGATGGACCGGGGGGCCACATAGACTTCACACCCTAGAATAGGCTTAATCCCTGCTTTCCGGGCTTTTTCATAAAATGCAGCCACACCGAACATGGTGCCGTGATCAGTCATGGACACGGCATCCATGTTGTATTCTTTGCATTTTTTCAACAGGGGATCCAGTCGGATGGCCCCGTCCAGCAGCGAATATTCCGTATGCAAATGAAGGTGATAAAACATGCCGGCGGAATCAGTCATCAGTCTCAGCTGCTTTCCACGCGGTAATTGGGGGCTTCCTTGGTGATCACCACGTCATGGACATGGCTTTCCTTTAACCCGGCAGCCGTGATTTTCACAAACCGGGCTTTTTCATGCAGGTCCTCGATGGTGACAGCCCCCAGATATCCCATACCGGCTTTGACACCGCCTACCATCTGAAGAATATTCTCCCGGATGGTGCCTCGATAGGGAATCCGGCCCACAATGCCTTCGGGCACCAGTTCTTCGGTTTCTGACGTGTCTTTTTGATAATACCGGTCGGATGATCCTTTTTTCATGGCTTCCACCGATCCCATTCCCCGGTAGGCTTTATAGGAACGGCCCTGGTAGATGACGATTTCACCGGGGCTTTCATGGGTGCCGGCCAGAAGGCTGCCCAGCATCACGGAATGGGCCCCGGCGCCTAAAGCCTTGGCAATGTCTCCGGAAAATTTAATGCCCCCGTCAGCGATGATGGGCACTCCGGTCTTTCTGGAAATATCCTTGCAGTTCTGTATGGCGGTGAGCTGGGGAACCCCCACCCCTGCCACGATGCGGGTGGTGCAGATGGACCCCGGACCGATCCCGATTTTCACGGCATCCGCCCCGGCATCGATCAGGGCTTTGGTTCCTTTTTCCGTGGCCACATTGCCGGCCACCACCTGGGCATCGGGAAAATGGTGTTTGATCTTTTTCACGGCATCGATCACATTTTTGGAATGCCCGTGGGAGGTGTCAATGACCAGGGCATCCACCCCGGCACTGATCAGGGCCTCCACCCGGGTCATCATGTCCGACCCCACGCCCACGGCCGCTCCGGCCCTCAGACGTCCATATGAATCTTTGCAGGCATTGGGGTATTTTTTTATTTTTTCAATATCCTTGATGGTGATCAACCCTTTGAGTTTGCCCTGACTGTCCACCACCAGCAGTTTTTCAATGCGGTGTTTATGCAGCATGATTTTGGATTCTTCCAGGGTGCACTTTTCAGTCACTGTGACCAGGTTTTCACTGGTCATCACATCTTTGGCCGGTTTTTCCAGCTGGGTTTCAAACCGCAGGTCCCGGTTGGTGACAATGCCCACCAGTTTTTCACCCTCAACCACCGGAATGCCGGAAATCCGGTATTTGGCCATGATGTTGAGCACTTCTGAAATGGACACGTCCGGGTGAATGGTCACCGGATCCACAATCATCCCGCTTTCCGATTTTTTGACCCGATCCACCTCAATGACCTGGTCCTCGATGGACAGATTTCTGTGAATAAACCCCAAACCGCCGGCTCTAGCCATGCTGATGGCGGTCAAGGCTTCAGTCACGGTATCCATGGCTGCCGCGACAATGGGAATATTGAGTTCAAGTCCCCGGGTCAACCGGGTTTTGACCGATACTTCATCAGGAAGAATCGCGGAAAAATCAGGTACCAGCAGGACATCGTCAAAAGACAGTCCTTCATCCGGTAATATTTTGGACATAACTTGCCTCCAGAAAGGAAAAAATTTGTTTATTCATACCATCGGAGCAGCCTTGACAGGAAGGTGAAAAACAGCAGCCTGAAATTGAATCCCCCAACCGGTATTTATAAACACAATCTTTTAACAAATTTGGATCTTCAAGGCAAGATCTTATATCCCTTGACGTCGGTGCTGGCGGTGGGACACCAGCGGTGCCCCCTCCGGGGGGCGGCCTTGTACCTACTCATGCCGCAAAGCCACGATCGGATCCACCCGGGCCGCCCGGGCCGCCGGATACAATCCGAAAACAATGCCGATACCCAGACTCACACACAACGGCAGTAAAATGCCCATGGGTGTGATGACTGTGGGCATTTTCGCAAACCAGGTAATAAAAAAAGGAATGGCGACCCCCATTGCCAGTCCCAGTATGCCGCCCACAAAAGACAATACCATTGCCTCGATCAAAAACTGGATGATGATCTGTTTCCGTTTGGCACCGATGGCCCGGCGGATACCGATTTCCCGGGTCCGTTCCGTCACCGATGCCAGCATGATGTTCATGATGCCGATACCGCCCACCAGCAGGCTGATCCCGGCAATGGCTCCCAGCACAATATTGAAGGTCCGTTTGGTGGCTTCCGCCTGCTTGAGCAGGGCCAGGGGGACCTGGATCTGAAAATCCTTTTTTTTGTGAAACAAAGACAGCATGCGCTCAATGGCCCGGGCCGAAGGTTCCACCTGATCCAGGGATGCCACCTGAACAATGATCTGATTGAGTTCCACTTTTTCTCTCAGGCGCGATCCGGAAGACATTTTTATCACCACATCTCCGAAATAGGACATGGCCGTGGTAATGGGAATGTAGGCATCGATTTCCCGGTCCGGGATCTGCATGGCCCCGGACGCTCCGGTTTCATTTTTCACAATACCGATCACGGTAAAACTGTCCACCCCGATACGAATGGTCTGGCCGATGGTCTGCCGGGTGGCCAGCAGTTTTCTGGCACCGAATTCCGTGAGAATCACCACCGGCGATTTGGCGTCCAGATCTTTTTGCATCAGGGTCCGGCCGCCCAGCACAGGTCTGGGAATCACTTCAAACCACTGGTCACTGGTTCCCACCACCCGCAATTCCACGGCCCGATGTCCGATCCGGGCCTCTTTGCGCACCAATTTAACGGGCACGTTTTTTTTAACGGAAGAAAAGCTCTGGGCGATCCGTTCATGATCCATATAGGTCAACCCATAGATACTCATGAACGACGGGGTGGTGCCGGCCGCGTCTTCTTCCGCCGGTTTGACCGATGAAATCAGGATATTATGGCTGCCCAGTTTCCGGATCTGTTCCAGGGCCTCTTTGCTGGCCCCCTCCCCCACGGCCAGCATGGCCACCACGCTGCCCACCCCGAACACCACCCCCAGCATGGTGAGAAATGACCGCAGCTTGTGCAGCAAAAGCGTCTGGATGCCCGAGGACAATTCCCTGGAGAACTGGATCTGTTTCATGTCACCTTTTCAACCTTCAGGATACGCCCGTCTTTCATATAAAGCCGGTTTTGCGCATATTCAGCGATTTGGGATTCGTGGGTCACCATAATAATGGTTTTCCCCCCTTCATGGAGGGATCCCAGCAATGCCATGATCTGTTCACTGGTTCGGGTATCCAGATTGCCGGTGGGTTCATCCGCCAGAATCAGTTCCGGGTCCGCAGCCAGGGCCCGGGCAATGGCCACCCGCTGCATCTGCCCGCCCGACAGTTCAAACGGCCGGTGCGTCAGCCGTGTTTCAAGTCCCACCATCGATGCCAGATTTTGGGCGTGGTTTGCACTTTTTTCCTTGTCCCAGCCCAGATAGTACAGCGGCAGCTCAATATTGCGCTGCACCGTGAGCTGGGGAATCAGATTAAAACTCTGGAAAACAAACCCGATATGCCTCAACCGGATATCACTTAAGGCATCATCGGTGTGTGCACTGATATTTCTGCCCTGAAACAGGTACCGGCCCGATGTCAGACGGTCCAGGCATCCGATGACATTCATCAAGGTACTTTTACCGGACCCGCTGGATCCCATAACGGCCCAGAAACTTCCCTTTTCAAATGCCACATCCATACCGTCCAGGGCGGCCACCTGCTGACGGCCCATGGTATAGATCTTTTTTGCATTTTCAAGACAGATCAGTGACCTGGGGGCATCATTTGTTTTGTCCGGCGTCATGATCCTATTTTTCCTGCTCCGGGAGAGGATCCGGGTCTGTCAAAGGGGCGGCATCTTTACCCGCATCCTTGAGGGGCGGGGTGAGCAGCACAATATCACCGGTCTTCAGCCCATCTTTCACATGAATCAACCGGTTGTTGTCCAGACCGATCTCCACCTGCCGGGGAACAAATTCATTGCCGGCTTTCACATATACCGTGGGAACACCCTGGACCTGAAGAACCGCCTGAACCGGAACGGACAGCACATTGTCATGGGTCTCCACAATAATCCGGGCCTGGCAGCTCATGCCGGTTCTCATGTCACTGTCATTTCCATCCAGAAAAATCTGGGTGGTGAACACCTTCAAATCCGGATTCATCCAGATGCTCTGGGCATCAGGCAGCGGGGCGATATGCATGATTCTGCCTGAAAATTCCCGGCCGGGCAACGCATCCACAGTCACTTTTGCCGGCATGCCTTTCCGGACTTTTTTAAGATTGGATTCATGGATGGCGACTTCCGCATTGCTGGAACTGGCCGTGGGCAGATAGATCAGTTCCTGGCGTTCCCGGATATCCTGGCCTTCCTGGAGCGGTTCCGTATTTCTCCTAAACATGCCGCCCTGGGCGCTGGTGGCATAAATCACAAGCCCCTGGGCCGGAGAGATAATTTTTGTTTTTTCCAGCTGGGTCAAAATTTTTTCCAGTTTGTCCTTCTGTCGTTTAAACTCGGCTTCTCTGGCTTTGAGCTCAGCCTGGGCCTGCACCACATCGGCCCGGGCTTTGCGCCTTGTCCGCTCCAGGGCCATCTCGGCCTGACTGACATCACTTTTGCGCTGGGCCAGATCCCGTTGGTTGGTATAATTGACCAGCAGATCCAGATTGTTTTCTGCCAGGGTCAAATCCAGAGCCTTTTTTTTCTCAGCCAGTTCATCGGCTGCCAGCTCAGTCTGGGAAATAAATTTTTCTTTATACAGGGTTTTGGACCAATCCAGCCGTTCCCTGGCCCGGGCCAGTTCTTCCTGGGCCAGGGTGATTTCTGCGTTGGCTTTCTGCAATGCATTGGGATATTCGCCATCCGTGTATTTTTTCAAATCCTGGCGGGCAAAATCCAGGGTCAGTTTTGCCAGATCCAGGTCGCTTTGGGCCTGGTTCTCCACCACTGCCAGGGTTTCGGTGGCATTGACAAATGCGGCGTCCGCATTCTGCACCTTGATTTCCTGATCGATTCTTGCATCCATCAATGCACTGGCATCCAGTTCCACCAGCAGGTCCCCTTTTTTCACCTGGGTGCCCTCGGGAATCAGATAGAGAATGGACGTTTTTCCCTCCACCTCGTTTTTGATGATCAACTGCTCCCTGGCCTTGATGGTACCGGACTCCACCAGATCGATGGTCAACGGCCCGGATCTCACCTCATACACGGCATCCCTGGACAATGGTTCAGGAGAATCCGAAAACCGGTGCCACAAAACCAGAGAAAGGGTTCCGAACACCACAAGCACTACCCCCCAAATCTTCCATTTTTTGCCTGACATCAAAACGATCCTTTTGGTGAATATTCCTGCCATAATCCGGTATCCGTGACCATAAGCACTCCCATATCCCGTTGAATCTCCAGCTCCGCGATCCGGTAATTGACCCTTGCCGCCGTCAGATTGTTCTGGGCAGCCAGCAACGCATCCTGGGCTTCCAGCAGATCCCGGGTTTCAGCCCTGCCCGCCTCCATGAACAAAGAAATGCTTTTCACCCGCTTTTCCGCCAGAGCCACGGCCTGGGCCTGGATAAACAAGGTCTGTCTGGCTTCGAACAATTCCCTTAACCGGCTGCGTATCTCGGTTTTCAGTGTGTCTTCCAGTTTCTGAACCTCCCGCACCGCCTGTTCCAGCTGAATGAACCGGTTGCGGTAGGTCACCGCTTCAGCGGTTCGCTCAAAAGGCAGATCCATGGTCAAAAAAGCGGAAAAAACCCCTTTGTCCGTGCGAAGCCGGGCATTGTCAAGATCTGCGGTGGTGATGGTTCTGCGTTCCCCCACGGATACAGATCCCAGAAACGTCAGTTCAGCGCCCAGAGCATCGGCTGCCACCACCACGGCCCGTTGGGCATCAAACACTTTTCCCTGGGCCACCTGCAAATCCCGCCGCCGGGCCAGGCCCAGAGAAATGGCGGTTTGCTCGGACAGCTCCAAAGGACCGGGAAGCTCTGGGTCCCGATGTAAATCATCCATTTTCTCCATCTGCTTGAGAGGTGCCATATCCAGACGGATTTCAGCATCCGGCGGTAACCCCAGCAGCATTTTAAAGGAATCCATCTGTTTTTTGAACGCCTCCTGGGCTGAAAGCCATCGCTGCCTTGCCACCAGCTGGGTCTGGACGGACTGATCCACCTCGATCTCCTTGAGCCGGCCGGCATCGCCCAGGCGCCGGCTTCGAAGCGTCAGTGCCTGGCGGCGGATATAGTCATCCCGGGCATTGTCCACCGTGTCCATCTGCTGTAACAGGTTCAGATACTGACGGCCCACGGCCACGGCAAATGTTTGTTTGAATTGCTCAAATTCCAGAATGGCATACACCATATTCTGCTCTGCCTGCCGCAGGGGTTCTGTGACAATATGCCGGCCCGACCCCCGCAGCAACGGAATGGACAGACTGGCATCTCCGAGAACTCCCAGTGACGAATTGCCTCCGCTGAACAGCAAAGAGGCCAGATCCGCCGCCAGAGATGCCGTCAATACAGGTCCGCTTTCAAACCGGCGTTCACCGGTCATTTCCATACTGGAGCGGGTCCCTTTCCGGTCGGGATCCGTGGACAGATCCGCACTGAACAGCTGCTGCACCTGCCCGATGACCTTGTTTCGAAAAAAATCCTGCTCCAGATACAGGGCCAGACCTGCCTGGAACACGGCTTCTTTTCTGGTTTGAAACTCAAAACTGTTCTGGGCACCGATTTCCAGAGATTGAAACAAAGACAGGGTCAATGGGGATGCCTGTTTTTCCCGATGGGTATCCGGCGTCTGGATGGCTGCGGGAAACCCGGGTTCCGGCCAGTGCGGAATTTCCAGCAGATGACCCGTTCCCAGGGATGCCGGCCCGGCAACCGGCAAAGACAGCTGTTGAAGCAGTTGCCGCCGCAACGTGTCTCCGGGTTTTTCAATGCTGAATTTTGATTCTTTTTCAAGTATCTGGGAACGGGTTTGTGTCACCATTTCCCGGACCCCGGCATCCACATCCCGGCGGAACGCTTCCGGGGTCCGGCACCCCGCAGTCAGTCCAAGCAAAAAGATCAGAATTATGATTTTAAAAACAGAAGCAGTCATCACTCAAGTTTCGCCAGTATTTCAGGAATTGCCGGAGGAACCCGGGTGCTTGAACGGGTCAGATTCCGAATCATGGAAAAATGATTGCCCGGCACCCGGATCAAAGGCAGGTCATTGAGCCGGGTGGCGTTCACAGAGACCAGGCCGTCACCCAGCATATTTTCCACATCAGTTGGTTCCCGGGAAAAAAACATCATTCCGGCAATGATATCGATGGGCACATCCCCGGGAAGCGGCCGCTGATTCAACTGAGTCAGAAACCGGCTGCCGGGCAGAAGATCCACCCCGGCCGCACCCGTACCGTCCAGCAGGCAGTGCAGCCAGTGGGTGCCCGGCTTGAACAGGTGAAATATCTGATCCTTGATCTCGGTGATGATCCGGAACCTTGCCATTTGTGCGCCCTGATTCGGGGTTCCCACCAGAATGAGCCGCTTGACATCCGGCACTTTTCCAGCCGCCGCCGCACGTGAATAATTTATTTTTGGACAGGTGAGCATATCCCGGGCCACCAGCCCGCCCATGGAATGGGCCACAATAAAAACCGGGGATGAATTTGTTTGTGCCAGATCCTGCATGCTGTCAAAAAAGAACTTTGAAGACGCCCGGATGGCCTGGTCATTGGGATAGGACATGATGTACACCTGGAATTGTTTTTCCCAAAGGATCGGTGCCAGGTCATCCCACATAATGCCTGGATCATCCAGGCCATGGACCAGGACCACCCGGCCTTGAAAAGATCGATTTTCAGACTCACCTTCATCGCGAAAAGGATTGATCCCCTGTCTTTGGGCCAGATGGCGGGCCGGTTCCGGAAACCAGGCCTGGACCTTGAGATGAAACGCATGTCGAAGCTGCTGCTCGTTGGGCAGTATGATCCGGCGGCCCGACTGAAACACCACCGCCAGAAATACCAGCAGCAGGAAGGCGGTCCACCCTTTGTGCCGCCGGTAAAATGTATTGTCTGAACCCGTCATATCTGATAGCATGTCCTGAGTTTGTTTGCCTTAAAAATACACTAGGAAAGTCATGAACACCACCCATAAAAAAAAGAAAATAGGCATTGTCACCGGTGGCGGTGACTGCCCTGGTCTTAATGCGGTTATCCGGGCCATTGTCAAAGCCGCTGCCCTGCAGGGATGGGAAAGCATCGGTATCCACGGCGGCTATGACGGGCTCCTGACGCCCATGAAAACCCGGCCCCTGTCCATCAAGGATATGGACGGCCTGCTGGTCCGGGGCGGCACGATTTTAGGCACGGCCAGCAGCGGCCCTTTTTCCGCTAAAACCGGGCAGGGAAAAACCCGTCAAATCGATTCCAGCATTCTGGCCCAGGCAAAGACCAACTTTGACCGTCTGGGCTTGTCCGCCCTGGTAGCCATTGGTGGAGACGGCACCCTGACCGTGGCATTGCAGATGCATGAGCATGGATGGCCTGTGGTGGGCGTTCCCAAAACCATTGACAACGACTTGGATGCCACGCTCATGACATTCGGGTTTGACACCGCAGTCTCCTGTGCCGTGGATGCATTGGATCGGCTTCACAGCACGGCCCAGAGCCATGACCGGGTCATGGTTTTAGAAGTCATGGGCCGATATGCTGGCTGGATTGCGACCCAGGCCGGCCTGGCCGGCGGGGCTGACGTCATTCTCATTCCTGAATTTCCGTTTAATTATGATGCGGTGTGCCGAAAAATCAACGCCCGTGAGACCGAGGGAAAATTGTTCACCCTTGTCATTGTGGCGGAAGGCGCCAGCCCGGCCGATCAGGATTTAATTGCCGACTTTGCAAACCACACGGACCGGGAAATCCGTCTGGGGGGCATCGGGGAACAGGTGGCCGAAGAAATTCAGTCCAGAACCGGAAAAGAATCCCGATGCGTGGTGTTGGGCCATTTGCAGCGGGGTGGCACACCCACGCAGTTTGACCGTCAATTGTGCACCCGGTTTGGGGTCTATGCCGTTCAGATGATTGCCAGAAACCAGTTCGGCATGATGGCCGCGTTGACCGGGACCGGGATTGCACCGGTCCTTCTGGCCGACGCTGTGGACCGGATCCGCACCGTGCCCCGGGAAGGGGAACTGGTCATGACCGCCCGGGCCTTAGGTATCAGTTTCGGAGACGGTTAAGTGGCCTGTACGCTTAAGTCTTATGGAACGATCCAGACGGCAATATCTGATGCATGACTGATGATCTGCCTGGACACGGATCCCATGAAAAATGATTTATTGATACCCCGCCGGCCGATGACCAGGGTATTGAATTTGTTTTTTTCCGCATAGGTCACCACGTCTTGCCCGATACGTCGGGAACCTTGCAGCGTATGAACATCCACCTGATTCTGTGACAGTCCCATCTGTTTAAATTTATCCATGGCCTGGGGGTAGAACTGATCCACACAGGCCCGATCCTTTTTTTCAATAATCTGGACAAATTCGGGATCGTCCTCCAGGTTGATTTCACAATAATTATGGGCTGTGTTGGTGACATGGATCAGTGTGACGTGGACCTCTTTATTTTCCGATATCATGAATCCCACGTGATCCACCGCCCGCAAGGCATCTTCAGATCCGTCAATGGCCACCAGAATCTTTTCAGTCGAATTCTGCCCCGCATCTTTGTTCACCATCCATACGGGGATCACCTGAGATCGTTCCAGAATGGCTTCGGAAACGCTGGTATCAAAAAATTTGTGAATCCCTGATACGCCCCGTCGCCCCACCACAATGGCATCCATCATTTTTTTCTGGGCATATTCGATCACATCCTGTGCCAGTCCCAGTTCCCGGGGCCGGGTCAACAGACGGATACGATCTTTTGGAAAACCGGCATCCGTCATTTCAGATTTAAGCCGGTTCAGCAGTTCCATGGCTGCGGCTTCATTTTTTTTCAACACCCGGTTCATCTGGGCACGGACATGCATATCCCTGGCCGCTTCTTCTTTAAGATACAATGACACCGGGGCCTGCACATGATACAGCACACAATGTAAATCCTTGATAAAAGACGATACCCGGGCCGCATACCTGACTGCCTGCAGCGAAGTCCGGGATTGATCCACAGGAACGAGAACCTGTTTTTCCATACAGCCCTCCTTTTTTAGAAATGATCTATTACAATAACGTTACTCATATCCCGGGGTCAAGTCAAGAATGACACATGGTTTTTCATTTGCCGCTAAGGCCAGATGTGCTATATTGATAGATTGAATTCAATTTATACAGGAAACCCGCTCATGCTGCTGAAAATAAATCCGGACAATCCCCAGGAACGACTGGTTTCCCGGGTCGTGGATATCCTCAGAAAAGGCGGTATCATCGCCTATCCCACAGATACATTCTATGGGATAGGCTGTGATATCATGAACAAAAAAGCCATAGAACAGGTGTATGCCATCAAACAGCGCAACCCCAGCAAACCCTTCAGCTTTATCTGCCCGGACCTGAAAGATATCGCCACCTATGCCAAGGTATCCAATATCGCTTACCGGAATATGAAACGATTACTGCCGGGCCCGTACACCTTTGTGCTGCCGGGATCCAGGATGGTGCCCAAAATCATGCTCACCAACCGGAA
Above is a window of Desulfotignum balticum DSM 7044 DNA encoding:
- the dnaE gene encoding DNA polymerase III subunit alpha, with amino-acid sequence MTDSAGMFYHLHLHTEYSLLDGAIRLDPLLKKCKEYNMDAVSMTDHGTMFGVAAFYEKARKAGIKPILGCEVYVAPRSIIHKTQMDHKGLSHLVLLAQDREGYANLCKLVSIAQLKGFYYKPRIDRELLAAHSKGLIGLSACLKGDIPKAIMANDMEGADAAARFYLETLGEGNFFLEVQENGMPIQQKVNQGIADISQRLSIPMVATNDCHYLAKEDKKAHDILLCIQTGDTVSNQNRFKFDSDQLYFKSSDEMIATLGQYAGAIENTKDVAARCNVEFDDKTYHFPRYAQSDEDSEAELFRQKAMAGFEEKLAIIKKKNPNVNEQEYRDRIAYEIKIILDMGFPGYFLIVADFIAHARKIGVPVGPGRGSAAGSMVAYAMDITALDPIEHGLIFERFLNPSRISMPDIDVDFCIEGRDKVYHYTIDRYGGPEYVCQIITFGKLKAKAVIRDVGRALGIPLSEVDEIAKLIPDGAKNLTKALEEVPAIREICDVSDDKTQMLETALLLEGLPRHASTHAAGVVVADKPLNEYLPLFRGKEGETITQFDMNYVEKLGLVKFDFLGLRNLTVIKNCLELIEKQDKPVPDMDHLDFSDENTFDLLQRADTTGVFQLESSGMKELILRLKPATFSDIVALVALYRPGPLDSGMANTYVERKHGREEVAYLFDELAPILKETYGVILYQEQVMKIAGVLANYSMADADGLRKAMGKKIAAMMEAHRKLFLEGAAKNNHDPKKAAELFDLMEKFGGYGFNKSHSAAYALIAFQTAYLKANYTLEFIAALMTSERGNTDAVLKFMDECRTHDIQVLPPDVNESESQFIVSKGCIRFGLAAVKGVGNTAIDVIVEDRKQNGPFESLYDFCERVSLTKVNKKVLEALIKCGAFDSTGSARSQMMAVLEEALDHGNRVQKEKADSQMDLFADSGLGTEIPASTPEMPDMEEWEDHFLLEKEKESLGFYISGHPLDKYQAEIARYATVNTLTLQEKADSRMIRIGGIIKVLKTHKTKKGDLMAFCAIEDRNAAVEVVVFPNVYALVHPLLSMEQVVILEAEVQKKESTIKLLAEKIVPIDQAAREWTNGILIAVDADRFDADTLERLKPIIQRYPGDCPACLKISVPDKPEVLVKLADEYMTCSDPAFFKEVEDLMEKGCIETRCAPVKAKVKKKKSWGKSRNGTMKQGA
- the guaB gene encoding IMP dehydrogenase; its protein translation is MSKILPDEGLSFDDVLLVPDFSAILPDEVSVKTRLTRGLELNIPIVAAAMDTVTEALTAISMARAGGLGFIHRNLSIEDQVIEVDRVKKSESGMIVDPVTIHPDVSISEVLNIMAKYRISGIPVVEGEKLVGIVTNRDLRFETQLEKPAKDVMTSENLVTVTEKCTLEESKIMLHKHRIEKLLVVDSQGKLKGLITIKDIEKIKKYPNACKDSYGRLRAGAAVGVGSDMMTRVEALISAGVDALVIDTSHGHSKNVIDAVKKIKHHFPDAQVVAGNVATEKGTKALIDAGADAVKIGIGPGSICTTRIVAGVGVPQLTAIQNCKDISRKTGVPIIADGGIKFSGDIAKALGAGAHSVMLGSLLAGTHESPGEIVIYQGRSYKAYRGMGSVEAMKKGSSDRYYQKDTSETEELVPEGIVGRIPYRGTIRENILQMVGGVKAGMGYLGAVTIEDLHEKARFVKITAAGLKESHVHDVVITKEAPNYRVESS
- a CDS encoding ABC transporter permease, giving the protein MKQIQFSRELSSGIQTLLLHKLRSFLTMLGVVFGVGSVVAMLAVGEGASKEALEQIRKLGSHNILISSVKPAEEDAAGTTPSFMSIYGLTYMDHERIAQSFSSVKKNVPVKLVRKEARIGHRAVELRVVGTSDQWFEVIPRPVLGGRTLMQKDLDAKSPVVILTEFGARKLLATRQTIGQTIRIGVDSFTVIGIVKNETGASGAMQIPDREIDAYIPITTAMSYFGDVVIKMSSGSRLREKVELNQIIVQVASLDQVEPSARAIERMLSLFHKKKDFQIQVPLALLKQAEATKRTFNIVLGAIAGISLLVGGIGIMNIMLASVTERTREIGIRRAIGAKRKQIIIQFLIEAMVLSFVGGILGLAMGVAIPFFITWFAKMPTVITPMGILLPLCVSLGIGIVFGLYPAARAARVDPIVALRHE
- a CDS encoding ABC transporter ATP-binding protein, which produces MTPDKTNDAPRSLICLENAKKIYTMGRQQVAALDGMDVAFEKGSFWAVMGSSGSGKSTLMNVIGCLDRLTSGRYLFQGRNISAHTDDALSDIRLRHIGFVFQSFNLIPQLTVQRNIELPLYYLGWDKEKSANHAQNLASMVGLETRLTHRPFELSGGQMQRVAIARALAADPELILADEPTGNLDTRTSEQIMALLGSLHEGGKTIIMVTHESQIAEYAQNRLYMKDGRILKVEKVT